In Rhododendron vialii isolate Sample 1 chromosome 9a, ASM3025357v1, the following are encoded in one genomic region:
- the LOC131301024 gene encoding uncharacterized protein LOC131301024 isoform X2, whose translation MGAVQGSMNYVLDKSRETASVMGAEKWINYVPEKSKEFVAVLQPFGKICIENVPDEVFPLLQRFGKLCIAKVLDDVFPLLQYFGKICIAKVGEVFPPEITAEQMKYWVQVGTPCIIGVVVILILLRFFRGGGGGSMAKMMIAPGTGGAFRIPRASFEASPRSYFRGLCGK comes from the exons ATGGGAGCAGTACAGGGTTCGATGAACTATGTGCTGGACAAGTCAAGGGAGACAGCGAGTGTGATGGGGGCAGAGAAATGGATCAACTATGTGCCGGAGAAGTCGAAGGAATTTGTAGCAGTGCTTCAGCCCTTTGGCAAGATTTGTATAGAAAATGTACCGGACGAG GTTTTCCCACTGCTTCAACGCTTTGGCAAGCTCTGTATAGCAAAAGTACTGGACGACGTTTTCCCACTGCTTCAGTACTTTGGCAAGATTTGCATAGCAAAAGTAGGCGAGGTTTTCCCACCAGAGATTACAGCAGAGCAAATGAAATACTGGGTCCAAGTTGGCACTCCTTGTATCATCGGCGTGGTGGTTATTCTGATCCTCCTTCGCTTCTTCCGTGGTGGCGGAGGAGGATCGATGGCCAAGATGATGATAGCTCCCGGAACCGGCGGGGCTTTCAGGATTCCTAGGGCTTCCTTTGAAGCAAGCCCCAGATCGTATTTCCGCGGTCTCTGTGGAAAATGA
- the LOC131301024 gene encoding uncharacterized protein LOC131301024 isoform X1, whose protein sequence is MGAVQGSMNYVLDKSRETASVMGAEKWINYVPEKSKEFVAVLQPFGKICIENVPDEIFPPLQHFGKLCIAKLDEVFPLLQRFGKLCIAKVLDDVFPLLQYFGKICIAKVGEVFPPEITAEQMKYWVQVGTPCIIGVVVILILLRFFRGGGGGSMAKMMIAPGTGGAFRIPRASFEASPRSYFRGLCGK, encoded by the exons ATGGGAGCAGTACAGGGTTCGATGAACTATGTGCTGGACAAGTCAAGGGAGACAGCGAGTGTGATGGGGGCAGAGAAATGGATCAACTATGTGCCGGAGAAGTCGAAGGAATTTGTAGCAGTGCTTCAGCCCTTTGGCAAGATTTGTATAGAAAATGTACCGGACGAG ATTTTCCCACCGCTGCAGCACTTTGGCAAGCTTTGCATAGCAAAACTGGACGAGGTTTTCCCACTGCTTCAACGCTTTGGCAAGCTCTGTATAGCAAAAGTACTGGACGACGTTTTCCCACTGCTTCAGTACTTTGGCAAGATTTGCATAGCAAAAGTAGGCGAGGTTTTCCCACCAGAGATTACAGCAGAGCAAATGAAATACTGGGTCCAAGTTGGCACTCCTTGTATCATCGGCGTGGTGGTTATTCTGATCCTCCTTCGCTTCTTCCGTGGTGGCGGAGGAGGATCGATGGCCAAGATGATGATAGCTCCCGGAACCGGCGGGGCTTTCAGGATTCCTAGGGCTTCCTTTGAAGCAAGCCCCAGATCGTATTTCCGCGGTCTCTGTGGAAAATGA